Genomic window (bacterium):
TGCGGGAGCTTCGTGGGTCACAGTACATGCCCGCACGCGCAGCGATCTCTATAAAGGACAAGCGCAGTGGGAGTGGATCGCCGAAGTGAAAGCCGCCGTCAGCATCCCGGTTATCGGTAACGGCGACGTCCGTACGGCTCCCGATGCGATCCGGCTCATGGAAGTGACTTCCTGCGACGCGGTCATGATCGGACGCGCCGCCATCGGCAATCCGTTCATTTTCCGCGAAGTAAATCATCTGCTGCGCCACGGGCGGGAAAGCGCTCCCGCCACTCCTCTTGAGCGATTCGATGCGGCGGCAACGCAATTGCGATGGGCGGTGGAGCAATGGGGGGAAGCAAAGGCAGTCCGCGAATTCCGCAAACATCTGCTCGCGTACGTGCGCGGTCTGCCGCACAGTTCCGCATTCAAGACAGAAGCGATGAAGCTCGAACGAGCGGATGACGTCATCGAAGCGCTTCACGGCTATTTTTCATCCCTGCCCGACGATGCCGCTCCGCATGCCGCACTATCCGCATTTGGATATTAGCTCGCGTCGCGCCGAATCTTCAATTCCGTGGCAACCAACTCGGTGAGTTCAATCCGCATCTTGTCACGCAGTTGCGCAAACACCGCTCGCGCATCGTGGCTTCCCACATCACGGATCGGATCGCCGTAGCCTCGATGAATGACCTTGCGGGCGTGAGGAAAGTGTGGACAGATTAGGTGAGCGCTGTCGCATAGCGTGACAACCAGATCGAATTCCTGCTCAGCGAATTCGAATACGCTTTTCGGACGGCACTGGGACGTGTCGAGACCCGCCTCCTTGAGAGCGCCCAGAGTCAGAGGATGAACAGACGTCGGGTGAGTACCCGCCGAAACGACGTCAATACGCTCGCCGAGTTCATCTCGGAGAACCGCTTCGGCAAGCTGACTTCGCATCGAGTTCCCCGTGCAGACGACTAAGACGCGCGGCTTGCGATTCACTGGACCTCCTTCAGTCGAGGGGCATTATCGGCGACGATTGGCTGCGGAGCGCGCCGAATCTCTTCGCCAATTACGGTACTGATTTGCTCACCGGTGATTTCCACGTCGTGCGGCTCGAATCCGAGATAACGATTCCATTGCGCAAAGGCTACATAGTCAATGGTGACGACGCGATACGTGCGGCTCGCTTCCAGCGGGTGTCCGCCGATTCGCACGTTCCGTAACTCAGGCCCGTCAATTCGTGACGAATATGAAATCGTCATTCCCGACATTTCGAGCGCGCCGTGCGCATGAAGGGCTTGAGCGCGAATCTGTTCGCCGGCCGTCTTCAGAAGCTCTGATCCCTTTACGCTGAACGTGACCACGGCATTCGTGAACGGCAACATCTCGAGCACGTCGAGCATGGTGATCGGACCGCCGGGAAGATCAGCGCGAATTCCTCCGGCGTTCACGAAAGCCACGTCGGACGAGTACCGCTCTCGCAGGCGATCGCAGACCCAGTTTCCGACGTTACTTCCCGTATGATAGCTGGTCGCCCACGATTGCCCCAGATCACCGATGACCTGGCCGTACTGCCGCCGGATGGCTTGCATGATGCTGTCCGCGAATAGCCCCACGAACGTTTGTCGCGCCGCATTCGATTCGACAAGCGGGATCAGACGTCCGTCGTATTTGACAATGGCATCATTCGCAACCTCGAGATCAAGCTGGCCGAGCTCCTTGCAGTAGGAACCAGCCTGTACGATCAGCACGTTATTTACAACGCGAGGAGACTCGATCCGGGTGTGGCTGTGACCGCCCACAATTACGTCGGCGTTGCGAATGCGGGTCGCCAGAATGCTGTCGCCCTCGACTCCGATGTGCGTCAACAAAATAAGGAGATCCGTTTCCGCATCGAGCCGGTCAATCTGTTCTTGTGCTGACATCGCGGCGTCTGCAACTCGAAACGGCTCCATCGCCGACTTCGATACGGAGCCGGCAAGCGCATCCATCAACACTCCGATCACGCCCACGCGCGTCAGACCGACCTTGAACACCTGCGAAGGAGACCCGAGCAGGCTGTCAGCGGATCGCTCGTACAAGTTGGAACAAAGAATCGGAAAGGGCGAAGCGCGAACGAATCTCCGAAGGTGGTCGGCTCCAAGATCGAATTCGTGATTACCGAGTGTCATCGCATCCAACTTGCACCGGTCCAGCATTTCGAGAAGCGCTCCGCCTTCCACGCCGTCAAACTCCATGTTGCAGACCGGATTGCCGGTCACAAGATCGCCCGCGTCGAGATAGAGCGAGTTCGGATGGAGTTGCCGAAGGCTGTCCAGATACCAACCCAAGGCGGACATGCCGCCGACTGCCGGAGTTTGTCCCTGCCGTTCGATCGGCTCGGCCGCGAAATGTCCATGAATGTCATTCGTGTGAAAAATCGTGATGTCCTGAGGCTTCGACCGACAGCCTAATCCGCAGCACATCACGAGACCCGCAAGAATCCATCGCCTCAAACCGAATCCTCCTTTGTTTGCCGTAAATATACGCCTTTCCTCACGGGAAAGCAAGCTATTCTCACGCACAAGTCCGGCAGGACGAAACGTCGGAGCAACCGCTTCGTGAGAATCCTCCTGACTGCATACGTGCGTTTTTCCAACGCGTTGACATGGCACACGTTCGAACTGGCGGGAGGATTTCATCGAGCCGGGCACGAAGTCCTGCTGCTCTGTCAACGGGGGTCTCCGCTCGCGAAGCGATTGGCCAGTGCGCCGTTTCAGACCCACTCCGATTTCAATTTGAATCGAGCCACACCTCGCGACGTGATCGGTGGTTTGCGGACAATGAGACGCGTCCTTCGCGAATTCAAGCCGGATATCCTGAATCCTCACTGTCCGCCCGGACACAGCTATTCGGCCCTGGTCCGGCTCCTGCAAGGAAGTCGTGTTCCCCTCATTCGCACGATCGCCGATCCGCGTCCTCCGCAAAGAAATCCCATCAATTTCTGGCTACATCGTCACCATACCGACGGCGTTTTGTTCACGACTCAATCCTCACTGCGAAGGTACGAGAACACTTTCAATCAGTTTCCTTCGCGAGCAAAGGTTATTCTTCCCGGTTTTCGTGCACGGGATTTCTCCGATGAAATCAAGCCCTCGGGGCTTCGCCAGCGGCTCGGATTGAAGGAAACCGATCTTCTTGCCGGCGTGATCGCCCGCATGTCGCCCGAGAAGGGACAGGAAGTGCTGTTGGAAGCGCTGTCACTTCTGGAGCCGAGCGAACGCGAATCCGTCTTTGTCGTGATCGCCGGAGAAGATTCGCGAGAACGTGGTCACCGCGATTTGCAGGCGCTGGCTGAGCGGTTCGGGGTCCACCGCCGGATTCAATTCCTCGGCAAACTGGACGACGTCCGTCCCACGATGGCGGAACTGGACGTGGGAATCATTACCTCCACTCGAAGCGAAGCGATTTGCCGAGTGGGGCTCGAGTACATGAGTTTCGGAAAGCCCGTTATTACCAGTGACGTGAACATTCTGCCCGAAGTTGTGCAGGACGGCGTGAGCGGATGGACGTTTCGGAATCGAGACGCACATGGCTTGGCGAAATGCCTCCGCGATTGCCTGCACCACCCCGACAAGCGACGCAGCTACGGTGAGCGAGGCCGTGAGATCGTACGGGGAGCGCTGCATCTCGACCACGAGGTGGAAGAAACTCTTGCCTTCTATCAGGAAGTGATGGCCGCGAAACGGCGAACGGTTTGATGAAGAACCTGAAGAACGCGCTACTCAGGGAACAAAAGCGCCGGAAGGATACTCGATCCGCCCCGGAATCGCGGCAATCATGAAGTCGCCCACTCACCCGCGTCACATTGTAGCCGTGCTGTTTCGCCGCGTCGGCGACAGTCTCATGGCGACGCCCGCTCTACGCGCCGTTAAAGAGTGCTTTCCGGAAGTGCGTTTCCAGGTTGTCTGCGAGCAGCACGTCATGCGAGTATTTGAAGGAAACGGCGCGATTGATGACATCGTCACGATCTCATCACCGCCATCGGTCCGGCAACAGCTGCGGGCGATCCGCGCCTACGGACGTCCCGACGTTGTCCTGGATTTTCTTTCCGATCCGCGCAGTGCCATAGCCTGTTTTCTGAGTGGTGCGCGGCAGCGAATCGGTTTCGCATATCCCGGCCGCCGTTGGGCGTATACCAGAGTGGTTTCGTTGCAGGACCCCGTCCATCCCGTCTACAGCGTTGAACACAAATTGAGTTTGGCTCAGACTCTGGGATGCGGGTCCACTCTTATACAGACGGATTTTTCTCTGAATGAAGCCGATCGTCATTTTGCACAAGAACAGTGGAGACGACGCAACTGGGACGATACCACTCGAGTGGCGGTGTTTTTCATCCATAGCCGTCGCGTATATAAGCGCTGGCCCGTCGAGCGGTTTCGTGAACTCGTAGACCGCGTCACAGCGGAAAGGCTCGCCCGTCCGCTGATTCTGGCGACCCCCGGTGATCAGGAAGCGATCTCGGCGTTGCAGCGTCGTGGGATTCTGCCTTCCGAAAGCTTTCTCGCCGTGGACGACATCGGCCGGCTGGGAGCGGTTCTCAAACGTTGCCGGATCCTGATTGGCAATGACGGCGGACCGAAACACATTGCCGTTGCGCTCGACGTTCCCACGCTAACGATCTTCGGCAAAGAGTCCGTCGAATTCTGGACACCTCCGCACTCAAGTCGTCACGTGGCGCTGAATGCAGATCGTAGGCGCGGAGATTTGTGGGTGTCAACGTCAGACGTTTTTGAAGCTCTGCAGAAGATGCTGGACTCGACGGCGAATCCATGAACGAACCCACTTCGATTCTGGCGTTTCGCAACGGATCCATTGGAAACACGCTGGCTGCCGTACCGGCCCTGCGCGCGCTGCGTAACCGATATCCTCAAACCCGCCTATCCGTTGTCGTAGATTCGGTCGGACAGGACTTGCTCGAATCCTGTCCGTGGATAGACCGGCTCATCGTATACGATAAGCGCGGACGTGATCGTTCGACGGCACACTATCTGAGGCTCGTGCGTGACCTGCGCGACCAGAATCCATCGCATGCCGTTTTATTCAAGCGCTTTTTTCGCAACGGACTGTTGGCGCGTCTTTCGGGAGCGAAGGTGCGAGCCGGATTTGTCACCGATGGCAAAGCGCCGTTTCTGAATCGCACCATTCCCTACGATGAAACGGCCTCGGTGGTGGATTTGAATCTCCGATTGGCTGCACTTCTCGGAGCGATCTCGGACAATCGGCAGGTCGAGGTATTTCTCACTCATGAGGACGAGACAGCTGCCCAACGAGTGATTGATACGCAATGCCACGGATCGCGCTACGCCGTCGCCCACTATGGGGGATTAACAACCTCTCCCGACTTCATCTCCATTGAGCGATTTTTGTCCCTTCTTCATTCGCTTATTCCGGAGAAGCGAACGGTGCTTCTGATCGGCGCGGGAACGTCGGAACTTGCCTGGGCGCGCCGAATCTGTGCACTCGATTCCCGATGCAAATGTGCCTTCGATCTTCCGTTGCGAGTCATTGCAGCGTTGGTCAGGAGTGCGGATTTGTTCGTCGGATTCAACAGCGGACCCGCGCACATCGCCGCCGCGAGCGGAGCTCTGTGCTTGATCCTGTTCCGGCCGGATGCGCAGGTTCATCGAGAGATCCACAAATGGCTCCCGCCTTCCCCCCTCGCCCACCCGCTCATCCCTCCCGCTTCGCAGGATGATGCGGCCTGGAACGTATTTTACGGCAACGCCCGCGATCTCGCATCGCATCCGAATGAATAGTCCGAGCCATCACTTCAAACGATTGCAGGTTTCGTATCGGCAATTTCGGGAACAACCCAATTGAGTGAGGTTAGCGAACTGACGTTCGGCGTTGCGATTCCGGCCTATCAATGCGTGGAATCGCTGCGAGGCTGCCTGTCGTCCATCGGAACTGCCTCGCCATCCTTGTTCACGACCATATCGGTCGTGGACGACAGCGGCGACGGCCGATTGATGGCCGCGCTTCGCGGTTCGTTTTCGACTGTTCAATGGACCGTGCATGAGAACAATCGAGGCTTCGGACACTCCGCGAATGATGCCGTGGCGGCCTGCACGGCGGACGTCGTCGTGCTGCTCAATGACGACACCGAGTTGCGCTCCGATCCCGTCCCGCACCTTCGGCAGGCGTTTCGGAATCCTGATCTGTTTGCCGCCACCTTTCAGTCGCTATACAAAGACGGCAGCTTTCGCGAAGGTGCAAAGCGCCTGACATGGCCGGTGGGGATGCCGCGCGTCTTGCACAATCCCAAAGATCAGAAGGCGGCAACGGCCTACGGCTATCCCTCGGCGTATGCGGTGGGCGGTCACGCGGCCTTTCACCGGAAGCGGTTTCTTCTGCTGGGCGGATTCGATCCGCTGTTCGATCCATTCTATTGGGAAGACGTTGACCTCGCCTTGCGGGCAGTGGCTCGCGGCTGGCCTACGATCTACCTACCCGAATGTGTCGTTGGACACGCCGCATCCAGCGCGATCCGGAGCAAACATGACAAGGAGTATATTCGACGGATCCAGACGCGGAATCGTCTCCTGTTTGCCTGGCGACATCTGCCGGGATGGCTTCGTCCTCTGCACGAATTGTCTCTCGCATATCATG
Coding sequences:
- a CDS encoding arsenate reductase ArsC, giving the protein MNRKPRVLVVCTGNSMRSQLAEAVLRDELGERIDVVSAGTHPTSVHPLTLGALKEAGLDTSQCRPKSVFEFAEQEFDLVVTLCDSAHLICPHFPHARKVIHRGYGDPIRDVGSHDARAVFAQLRDKMRIELTELVATELKIRRDAS
- a CDS encoding bifunctional metallophosphatase/5'-nucleotidase; this encodes MRRWILAGLVMCCGLGCRSKPQDITIFHTNDIHGHFAAEPIERQGQTPAVGGMSALGWYLDSLRQLHPNSLYLDAGDLVTGNPVCNMEFDGVEGGALLEMLDRCKLDAMTLGNHEFDLGADHLRRFVRASPFPILCSNLYERSADSLLGSPSQVFKVGLTRVGVIGVLMDALAGSVSKSAMEPFRVADAAMSAQEQIDRLDAETDLLILLTHIGVEGDSILATRIRNADVIVGGHSHTRIESPRVVNNVLIVQAGSYCKELGQLDLEVANDAIVKYDGRLIPLVESNAARQTFVGLFADSIMQAIRRQYGQVIGDLGQSWATSYHTGSNVGNWVCDRLRERYSSDVAFVNAGGIRADLPGGPITMLDVLEMLPFTNAVVTFSVKGSELLKTAGEQIRAQALHAHGALEMSGMTISYSSRIDGPELRNVRIGGHPLEASRTYRVVTIDYVAFAQWNRYLGFEPHDVEITGEQISTVIGEEIRRAPQPIVADNAPRLKEVQ
- a CDS encoding glycosyltransferase family 4 protein; its protein translation is MRILLTAYVRFSNALTWHTFELAGGFHRAGHEVLLLCQRGSPLAKRLASAPFQTHSDFNLNRATPRDVIGGLRTMRRVLREFKPDILNPHCPPGHSYSALVRLLQGSRVPLIRTIADPRPPQRNPINFWLHRHHTDGVLFTTQSSLRRYENTFNQFPSRAKVILPGFRARDFSDEIKPSGLRQRLGLKETDLLAGVIARMSPEKGQEVLLEALSLLEPSERESVFVVIAGEDSRERGHRDLQALAERFGVHRRIQFLGKLDDVRPTMAELDVGIITSTRSEAICRVGLEYMSFGKPVITSDVNILPEVVQDGVSGWTFRNRDAHGLAKCLRDCLHHPDKRRSYGERGREIVRGALHLDHEVEETLAFYQEVMAAKRRTV
- a CDS encoding glycosyltransferase family 9 protein, which encodes MKSPTHPRHIVAVLFRRVGDSLMATPALRAVKECFPEVRFQVVCEQHVMRVFEGNGAIDDIVTISSPPSVRQQLRAIRAYGRPDVVLDFLSDPRSAIACFLSGARQRIGFAYPGRRWAYTRVVSLQDPVHPVYSVEHKLSLAQTLGCGSTLIQTDFSLNEADRHFAQEQWRRRNWDDTTRVAVFFIHSRRVYKRWPVERFRELVDRVTAERLARPLILATPGDQEAISALQRRGILPSESFLAVDDIGRLGAVLKRCRILIGNDGGPKHIAVALDVPTLTIFGKESVEFWTPPHSSRHVALNADRRRGDLWVSTSDVFEALQKMLDSTANP
- a CDS encoding glycosyltransferase: MSEVSELTFGVAIPAYQCVESLRGCLSSIGTASPSLFTTISVVDDSGDGRLMAALRGSFSTVQWTVHENNRGFGHSANDAVAACTADVVVLLNDDTELRSDPVPHLRQAFRNPDLFAATFQSLYKDGSFREGAKRLTWPVGMPRVLHNPKDQKAATAYGYPSAYAVGGHAAFHRKRFLLLGGFDPLFDPFYWEDVDLALRAVARGWPTIYLPECVVGHAASSAIRSKHDKEYIRRIQTRNRLLFAWRHLPGWLRPLHELSLAYHVTESLLCRRHTFLHAFRAAKIRNWEYVSENSNIG